Proteins encoded by one window of Nicotiana tabacum cultivar K326 chromosome 10, ASM71507v2, whole genome shotgun sequence:
- the LOC142164719 gene encoding pentatricopeptide repeat-containing protein At2g13600-like isoform X2 produces the protein MQPSEAISAEPVHHFARLLSNCIRTNDLKLGRLIHSRLIKTALTFNTFLANHMIYMYSKCCSIEYAQQAFNELSDKNTQSWNTMLSAYSQKGLFEKTFQMLDVMPDPNVVSYNSIISSLTHHGFPRKAMGFFKRMQTQCGSGFLIDEFTVVSVVNTCAGLGSLHLLRELHGLATVIGVRFNLVVCNALIDAYGKCGKPGYSYSIFCQMRETDVFSWTSLLVAYIRASRMPDACSLFDHMLIRNVVAWTALITGFAQNGEGDKALCTFKEMLEEGIVPRASTYVGVLSSCAGIPLIEKVNALVDMYSKCGDMISAMRLFERLDGKDRVTWNSIINGFAQNGNGVMSLFRFEKMIETDTTPNHVTFLGVLSACSHCGLLPEGFQYLHSMERKYGIVPQLDHYAILIDLLGRKNMLGEAANLIKRAPWGRDNIGMWGALLGSCRVHGNLKLARRVAENLFELEPDNAARYIMLSNIYAAAGMWGDARTLRRYIYDRGLVKETSYSWIEINNIRHKFIAKDKSHSQLEEIKELLLKLVDPMKDAGYIFQIECSYFLVDDAFC, from the exons ATGCAACCAAGTGAAGCAATATCCGCTGAGCCTGTGCATCACTTCGCGCGCCTCCTTTCAAACTGCATCCGAACTAATGATCTCAAGCTTGGGAGACTCATACACTCTCGTCTGATCAAGACGGCATTAACCTTTAACACATTCCTCGCCAACCATATGATATACATGTACTCTAAATGCTGTTCCATAGAGTATGCGCAACAGGCCTTTAATGAACTGTCAGACAAGAACACCCAATCTTGGAACACAATGCTGTCAGCTTACTCTCAAAAGGGTCTTTTTGAGAAAACCTTCCAGATGCTAGATGTAATGCCTGATCCAAATGTTGTGAGCTATAACTCAATCATTTCAAGCTTAACTCATCACGGGTTCCCTAGAAAAGCTATGGGGTTTTTCAAAAGAATGCAAACTCAGTGTGGGAGTGGGTTTTTGATTGACGAGTTCACGGTTGTTAGCGTGGTAAATACTTGTGCAGGTTTGGGTTCATTGCACTTGTTGCGTGAATTGCATGGGTTAGCAACTGTGATTGGTGTGAGGTTTAATCTTGTGGTTTGCAATGCACTTATTGATGCTTATGGGAAATGTGGCAAACCCGGGTACTCTTATTCTATTTTCTGTCAAATGCGCGAGACTGATGTATTCTCGTGGACTTCGCTGTTGGTTGCTTATATACGTGCGTCTAGAATGCCAGATGCGTGCTCACTTTTTGATCATATGCTGATCAGAAATGTGGTGGCTTGGACTGCTCTGATCACAGGGTTTGCACAAAATGGAGAAGGAGATAAGGCTTTGTGTACTTTCAAGGAAATGCTGGAAGAAGGTATTGTACCGCGTGCATCCACTTACGTTGGTGTCCTAAGTTCTTGTGCAGGCATACCTCTTATTGAAAAAG TTAATGCTTTGGTTGACATGTATTCTAAATGTGGAGACATGATATCTGCTATGAGATTGTTTGAGAGGTTAGATGGGAAGGATCGAGTTACTTGGAACTCGATAATAAATGGATTTGCTCAAAATGGGAATGGAGTGATGTCTTTGTTCAGGTTTGAGAAAATGATTGAAACAGATACAACACCAAATCATGTAACTTTTCTTGGGGTTTTATCTGCCTGTAGCCACTGTGGTTTATTACCTGAAGGATTTCAATATCTCCATTCAATGGAGAGGAAATACGGTATAGTACCCCAGTTGGATCACTATGCCATCTTGATTGATTTACTTGGACGGAAGAATATGCTTGGAGAAGCTGCGAATTTGATCAAGAGAGCTCCTTGGGGAAGAGACAATATTGGAATGTGGGGCGCACTTTTGGGTTCTTGCAGGGTACATGGGAACTTGAAACTTGCTAGAAGGGTGGCAGAAAATCTATTTGAGCTGGAACCTGATAATGCTGCCAGGTATATTATGTTATCCAACATCTATGCAGCAGCAGGAATGTGGGGTGATGCCCGCACTCTGCGAAGGTACATCTATGACAGAGGATTGGTGAAAGAAACATCTTATAGTTGGATTGAGATAAACAATATCAGACATAAGTTTATCGCTAAAGACAAGTCCCACAGTCAGttagaagaaataaaagagtTGCTGCTTAAACTCGTAGATCCAATGAAGGATGCTGGATACATATTTCAAATTGAATGCTCATACTTTCTTGTAGATGATGCATTTTGTTGA
- the LOC142164719 gene encoding pentatricopeptide repeat-containing protein At2g21090-like isoform X1, with translation MQPSEAISAEPVHHFARLLSNCIRTNDLKLGRLIHSRLIKTALTFNTFLANHMIYMYSKCCSIEYAQQAFNELSDKNTQSWNTMLSAYSQKGLFEKTFQMLDVMPDPNVVSYNSIISSLTHHGFPRKAMGFFKRMQTQCGSGFLIDEFTVVSVVNTCAGLGSLHLLRELHGLATVIGVRFNLVVCNALIDAYGKCGKPGYSYSIFCQMRETDVFSWTSLLVAYIRASRMPDACSLFDHMLIRNVVAWTALITGFAQNGEGDKALCTFKEMLEEGIVPRASTYVGVLSSCAGIPLIEKGKQVHGHIFRCTCLIDLHNVFVVNALVDMYSKCGDMISAMRLFERLDGKDRVTWNSIINGFAQNGNGVMSLFRFEKMIETDTTPNHVTFLGVLSACSHCGLLPEGFQYLHSMERKYGIVPQLDHYAILIDLLGRKNMLGEAANLIKRAPWGRDNIGMWGALLGSCRVHGNLKLARRVAENLFELEPDNAARYIMLSNIYAAAGMWGDARTLRRYIYDRGLVKETSYSWIEINNIRHKFIAKDKSHSQLEEIKELLLKLVDPMKDAGYIFQIECSYFLVDDAFC, from the coding sequence ATGCAACCAAGTGAAGCAATATCCGCTGAGCCTGTGCATCACTTCGCGCGCCTCCTTTCAAACTGCATCCGAACTAATGATCTCAAGCTTGGGAGACTCATACACTCTCGTCTGATCAAGACGGCATTAACCTTTAACACATTCCTCGCCAACCATATGATATACATGTACTCTAAATGCTGTTCCATAGAGTATGCGCAACAGGCCTTTAATGAACTGTCAGACAAGAACACCCAATCTTGGAACACAATGCTGTCAGCTTACTCTCAAAAGGGTCTTTTTGAGAAAACCTTCCAGATGCTAGATGTAATGCCTGATCCAAATGTTGTGAGCTATAACTCAATCATTTCAAGCTTAACTCATCACGGGTTCCCTAGAAAAGCTATGGGGTTTTTCAAAAGAATGCAAACTCAGTGTGGGAGTGGGTTTTTGATTGACGAGTTCACGGTTGTTAGCGTGGTAAATACTTGTGCAGGTTTGGGTTCATTGCACTTGTTGCGTGAATTGCATGGGTTAGCAACTGTGATTGGTGTGAGGTTTAATCTTGTGGTTTGCAATGCACTTATTGATGCTTATGGGAAATGTGGCAAACCCGGGTACTCTTATTCTATTTTCTGTCAAATGCGCGAGACTGATGTATTCTCGTGGACTTCGCTGTTGGTTGCTTATATACGTGCGTCTAGAATGCCAGATGCGTGCTCACTTTTTGATCATATGCTGATCAGAAATGTGGTGGCTTGGACTGCTCTGATCACAGGGTTTGCACAAAATGGAGAAGGAGATAAGGCTTTGTGTACTTTCAAGGAAATGCTGGAAGAAGGTATTGTACCGCGTGCATCCACTTACGTTGGTGTCCTAAGTTCTTGTGCAGGCATACCTCTTATTGAAAAAGGTAAGCAAGTTCATGGACACATTTTTAGATGTACATGTTTAATTGATTTGCATAATGTTTTTGTAGTTAATGCTTTGGTTGACATGTATTCTAAATGTGGAGACATGATATCTGCTATGAGATTGTTTGAGAGGTTAGATGGGAAGGATCGAGTTACTTGGAACTCGATAATAAATGGATTTGCTCAAAATGGGAATGGAGTGATGTCTTTGTTCAGGTTTGAGAAAATGATTGAAACAGATACAACACCAAATCATGTAACTTTTCTTGGGGTTTTATCTGCCTGTAGCCACTGTGGTTTATTACCTGAAGGATTTCAATATCTCCATTCAATGGAGAGGAAATACGGTATAGTACCCCAGTTGGATCACTATGCCATCTTGATTGATTTACTTGGACGGAAGAATATGCTTGGAGAAGCTGCGAATTTGATCAAGAGAGCTCCTTGGGGAAGAGACAATATTGGAATGTGGGGCGCACTTTTGGGTTCTTGCAGGGTACATGGGAACTTGAAACTTGCTAGAAGGGTGGCAGAAAATCTATTTGAGCTGGAACCTGATAATGCTGCCAGGTATATTATGTTATCCAACATCTATGCAGCAGCAGGAATGTGGGGTGATGCCCGCACTCTGCGAAGGTACATCTATGACAGAGGATTGGTGAAAGAAACATCTTATAGTTGGATTGAGATAAACAATATCAGACATAAGTTTATCGCTAAAGACAAGTCCCACAGTCAGttagaagaaataaaagagtTGCTGCTTAAACTCGTAGATCCAATGAAGGATGCTGGATACATATTTCAAATTGAATGCTCATACTTTCTTGTAGATGATGCATTTTGTTGA